A region from the Methylocystis iwaonis genome encodes:
- the mnmE gene encoding tRNA uridine-5-carboxymethylaminomethyl(34) synthesis GTPase MnmE: protein MDTIFALGTGPGRAAIAVIRLSGQAVQQLLTDVTGGVPDPRVLRLATLRDPANGEELDRGLTFFFPAPHSATGEDYAELHLHGGRAVVDGVLSALSRRPGLRMAEPGEFARRGFANGKLDLSQAEALADLIDAQTEAQRRQALRIAGGALRREVERWRAALIEALALVEAELDFSDESDVGSFDQARLRQLLEPLLVEMHAALKAAPASERMREGFLVMILGAPNAGKSTLLNALACRDLAIVSPTPGTTRDMIEAHLDVVGLPVTFVDTAGLRDAADEIERIGVDRVLERIGTADLVLWLSPDAHEPKPEMAAHVDVLKVATKTDLTPAPAGWLGISAETGSGVDTLLKDVGEFARQRLGDGASALLIRERHRTAISAAAACLGSALGAEKDLEFIAEDLRSAGRALGRIVGAVDVEDVLEAVFARFCIGK, encoded by the coding sequence ATGGATACGATCTTCGCGCTTGGCACCGGCCCCGGTCGCGCCGCTATTGCGGTGATCCGCCTTTCCGGGCAGGCCGTGCAACAGCTTCTCACTGACGTCACGGGCGGCGTCCCCGATCCTCGCGTCTTGCGTCTTGCGACGCTGCGAGACCCCGCCAATGGTGAGGAGCTCGACCGGGGCCTGACATTCTTTTTCCCTGCCCCCCATTCGGCAACGGGTGAAGATTACGCCGAGCTCCATCTCCATGGTGGCCGCGCTGTTGTCGACGGCGTGTTATCGGCCCTTTCCCGGCGACCCGGTTTGCGCATGGCTGAGCCCGGCGAATTTGCGCGGCGCGGCTTTGCCAATGGCAAGCTCGACCTCTCCCAGGCGGAGGCGCTTGCCGATCTCATAGATGCCCAGACGGAGGCGCAGCGGCGGCAAGCGCTGCGCATTGCCGGCGGCGCATTGCGACGCGAGGTCGAGCGTTGGCGCGCCGCGCTGATCGAGGCTCTGGCGCTTGTCGAGGCGGAACTGGATTTCAGCGACGAAAGCGACGTCGGGAGTTTCGACCAAGCGCGGCTACGCCAATTGCTGGAGCCCTTGCTTGTGGAGATGCACGCCGCGCTGAAAGCGGCCCCCGCCTCCGAGCGAATGCGCGAGGGCTTCCTCGTAATGATCCTCGGCGCGCCTAATGCCGGGAAATCGACGCTCCTCAACGCGCTGGCGTGCCGCGACCTCGCAATCGTATCGCCCACCCCGGGCACGACGCGGGACATGATCGAGGCGCATCTCGACGTCGTGGGATTGCCCGTGACCTTCGTCGACACCGCGGGCCTGCGCGACGCGGCGGACGAAATTGAGCGGATCGGCGTCGACCGGGTGCTTGAGCGGATCGGAACGGCGGATCTCGTCCTCTGGCTGTCTCCGGACGCTCACGAGCCGAAGCCGGAGATGGCGGCGCATGTCGATGTGCTGAAGGTTGCGACGAAGACGGATTTAACGCCTGCCCCTGCTGGCTGGCTTGGGATTTCCGCAGAAACCGGATCGGGTGTGGACACCCTCTTGAAAGACGTCGGCGAGTTCGCAAGACAGCGCTTGGGCGATGGGGCTTCTGCTTTGCTCATCCGTGAGCGTCACCGCACGGCAATCTCAGCCGCCGCGGCCTGTCTCGGCTCGGCCCTGGGCGCTGAAAAAGACTTGGAATTCATCGCGGAAGATTTACGTTCCGCCGGAAGAGCGCTTGGGCGTATCGTCGGCGCGGTGGATGTCGAAGACGTTCTTGAGGCCGTGTTCGCGCGCTTTTGCATCGGTAAGTAA